atacttctggaactccaaaaattctaaaatacatttctggacgtgaggcatttatctattaatcatctgcaaaaagaatcaactaaatagcactctccagtaaaaagttgtagcaaatctcgtgagcgctaaagtttctgttttttacagcaagatcaaaaagacttcacccaagtcttcccaaagattctacttggcacaaacactaattaaaacataagaccacatataaacagaagctagatgaaagatttattactaaaagaaccaaaaagcaagaaacaaaaataaaattgggttgcctcccaacaagagttatcgtttaacgcccctaggtaggcattgataattttaatgatgctcacatcaaagacaagaattaaagcacaaagagagcatcatagaacacgctataaacatatctaagtctaacatacttcctttgcataggcattttataagcaaataaattatcatagcaagaaaaaaaattagcatatgcaaggaagaagaaagagacgatagcaatctcaacatgacgagaggtaatttagtaagatcaaaatttctacaaccatatttacctctctcatattaattacatgtaggatgataggcaaattcaacaaaatagctatcacataacatattctcaacacgatccacatgcatgagaagttgacactcttccaaaatagtgggattaacattaactaaagtcatgacctctccaaacccacttttatcaaaaatttcacaagattgaatattctccaaatatgtgggatctaaagttgacactcttgcaaacccactttcaataatattgcaaacattattatcaatctcatattcatcatggggcttaaataaattttcaagatcataagaagaatcaccccaatcatgatcattgcagcaAGTAGTAGacgtagcaaaactagcatccccaagcttagggtttttcatattaatagcacaattgacatcaagagaatttatattagaatcattgcaatcatgcttttttattcaaggagctatcgtgaatctcttcatcaatttcttcatcacaattttcagattcacgagtttcaagcaaaacctcataaagataatctagtgcactcaaatcactagaaattggttcatcataattggatctcttaaaaagattagcaaggggatgaggatccataaacttttagcaagcgaagatgcaagcaaaaagaaggcacatggtaacacaagatcgaacggaaggagggtgaagaaaaggcaaaggtgaagtgtgggagaggaaaacgagaggcaaatggcaaataatgtaatgcgagggataagagtttgtgatgggtacttggtatgtcttgacttgtgcgtagactccccggtaacggcgccagaaatggctagttgctgggagatcaaatcttgacttgacttcgcgtaagcctccccggcaacggcgccagaaatccttcttgctacctcttgagcatgcgttggttttcccttgatgaagaaagggtgatgcagcaaagtagcgtaagtatttcccttagtttttgagaaccaaggtatcaatccagtaggaggccacacgcaagtccctcgtacctacacaaacaaataagaaccttgcaaccaacgcgataaaggggtcgtcAACCCCTTCACGGCCGCTTGcaacagtgagatctgatagagatgataatatttttggtatttttatgataaagattaaaagtaaagactgcaaagtaaaaatagattggaaacttatatgatggaaaatagacccaggggccataggtttcactagtggcttctgtcaagatagcataagtattacggtgggtgaacaaattactgtcgagcaattgatagaaaactgcataattatgagaatatctaggcatgatcatgtatataggcatcacgtccgtgacaagtagaccaactcctgcctgcatctactattactccacacatcgatcgctatccagcatgcatctagagtattaagttcataaaaacagagtaacgcattaggcaagatgacatgatgtagagggataaactcaagcaatatgatataaaccccatctttttatccttgttggcaacaatacaatacgtgtcgttttccctactgtcactgggatcgagcaacgcaagattgaaccaaaagctaatcacttctcccattgcaagaaagatcaatctagtaggccaaacgaaactgataattcgaagagacttgcaaagataacacatcatacataaaagaattcagagaagattcaaatattggtcatagataatcttgatcataaacccacaattcatcggatctcgacaaacacaccgcaaaaagagttacatcgaatagatctccaagaagatcgaggagaacattgtattgagatccaaagagagagaagaagccatctagctaataactatggacccgaaggtctgaggtaaactactcacacattatcggagaggctatggtgttgatgtagaagccctccgtgatcgattccccctctggcggagcgccggaaaaggccccaagatgggatctcacgggtatagaaggttgcggcggtggaaatagggtttcgtggtgctcctggatgttttctaggtacatgggtatatataggaggaaggagtaggtcggtggagctgcgaggggcccacaagggtgggggggtgcgcctaggggggcaggcgcgcctcgttgcctcgtggcctcctcgttgatttcttgacatccactccaagtcctctggatcacgtttgttccaaaaatcacgctcccgaaggtttcattccgtttggactccgtttgatattccttttctgcgaaacaccgaaataggaaaaaaaaaacaGCATTTTGCACTGGgcattgggttaataggttagtcccaaaaataatataacagtgtatagtaaagcccattaaacatccaaaacggataatataatagcatggaacaatcaaacattatagatacgttggagacgtatcaagcatccccaagcttaattcctgctcgtcctcgagtaggtaaatgataaaaactgaatttttgatgtggaatgctacctagcatattcttcaatataaatttctttattgtggcatgaatgttcagatccaaaagattcaagataaaagtttaatattgacataaaaataataatacttcaagcatactaactaagcaattatgtcttctcaaaataacatagccaaagaaagctcatccctacaaaatcatatagtttggccatgcttcattttcgtcacacaagatgctctcatcttgcacaaccccgatgacaagccaagcaattgtttcatactctagtaatctcaaacttttttcaactttcacgcaatacatgagcgtgagccatggatatagcactatgggtggaatagaatatgatgatgggggttgtgtggagaagacaaaaaagaagaaagtctcacattgacgcggctaatcaatgggatagggagatgcccatcaattgatgtcaatgcaaggagtagggattgccatgcaacggatgcactagagctataaatgtatgaaagctcaacaaaaaaactaagtgggtgtgcatccaacttgcttgctcacgaagacctagggcatttgaggaagcccattgttggaatatacaagccaagttctataataaaaaattcccactagtatatgaaagtgacaaaacaagagactctctatcataaagatcatggtgctactttgaagcacaagtgtggaaaaaggatagtagcattgtccctttttatttctctttttatttcttttttatggccttccctttttttatttggcctttctcttttttgggggacaatgctctattaatgatgatcatcacacttctatttatttataactcgataattacaactcgatactagaacaaaatatgactctatatgaatgcctccggcggtgtaccgggatgggcaatgaatcaagagtgacatgtatgaaataatatgcattgtggctttgccacaaatacgatgtcaactacatggtcatgcaaggcaatatgacaatgatgaagcgtgtcataataaatggaacgatggaaagttgcatggtaatatatctcagaatggctatggaaatgccataataggtaggtatggtggctgttttgaggaagatataaggaggtttatgtgtgatagagcgtatcttatcatggggtttagatgcaccggtgaagtttgcaccaactctcaaggtgagaaagggcaatgcacggtaccgtagaggctagcaatgatggaagggtgagattgcgtataatccatggactcaatattagtcataaagaactcatatacttattgcaaaaatctacaagtcatcaaaaaccaagcactacatgcatgctcctagggggatagattggtaggaaaagaccatcgctcgtccccgaccaccactcataaggatgacaatcaaagaacacctcatgtttcaaatttgttacacaacgtttaccatacatgcatgctacgggacttgcaaacttcaacagaagtatttctcaaattcacaactactcaactagcacaactttaatatcactatctccatatctcaaaacaatcatcaagtatcaaacttctcttagtattcaatgcacttatatgaaagtttttattatatccatcttggatgcctatcatattaggactaattttatagccaaagcaaattaccatgctgttctaaaggactctcaaaataatataagtgaagcacgagagatcaataatttctataaaataaaaccaccaccgtgctctaaaagatataagtgaagcactagagcaaaattgtttagctcaatagatataagtgaagcacatagagtattctaataaattccgattcatgtgtgtctcttccaaaaggtgtgtacagaaaggattattgttgtgaactaaaaatcaaagactcaaatcatacaagacgctccaagcaaaacacatatcatgtggtgaataaaaatatagctccaagtaaagttaccgatggacaaagacaaaagaggggatgccttccggggcatccccaagcttaggctttttggttgtccttggatttttaccttggggtgccttgggcatccccaagcttagcctcttgccactccttgttccataatccatcaaatctttacccaaaacttgaaaacttcacaacacaaaacttaacagaaaatctcgtgagctccgttagaaaaagaaaacaaaacaccacttcaaggtactgtaatgaactcattatttatttatatttttgttaaacctactgtattacaacttctatatggttcataacctctgatactagccatagattcatcaaaataagcaaacaacacacgaaaaacagaatcagtcaaaaacagaacagtctgtagtaatctgtatcaaacgcatacttctggaactccaaaaattctaaaatacatttctggacgtgaggcatttatctattaatcatctgcaaaaagaatcaactaaatagcactctccagtaaaaagttgtagcaaatctcgtgagcgctaaagtttctgttttttacagcaagatcaaaaagacttcacccaagtcttcccaaagattctacttggcacaaacactaattaaaacataagaccacatataaacagaagctagatgaaagatttattactaaaagaaccaaaaagcaagaaacaaaaataaaattgggttgcctcccaacaagagttatcgtttaacgcccctaggtaggcattgataattttaatgatgctcacatcaaagacaagaattaaagcacaaagagagcatcatagaacacgctataaacatatctaagtctaacatacttcctttGCATAGACATTTTATAAGCAAATAAATTATCATAGCAAGaaaaaaaattagcatatgcaaggaagaagaaagagacgatagcaatctcaacatgacgagaggtaatttagtaagatcaaaatttctacaaccatatttacctctctcatattaattacatgtaggatgataggaaaattcaacaaaatagctatcacataacatattctcaacacgatccacatgcatgagaagttgacactcttccaaaatagtgggattaacattaactaaagtcatgacctctccaaacccacttttatcaaaaatttcacaagattgaatattctccaaatatgtgggatctaaagttgacactcttgcaaacccactttcaataatattgcaaacattattatcaatctcatattcatcatggggcttaaataaattttcaagatcataagaagaatcaccccaatcatgatcattgcagcaAGTAGTAGacgtagcaaaactagcatccccaagcttagggtttttcatattaatagcacaattgacatcaagagaatttatattaaaatcattgcaatcatgcttttttattcaaggagctatcgtgaatctcttcatcaatttcttcatcacaattttcagattcacgagtttcaagcaaaacctcataaagataatctagtgcactcaaatcactagaaattggttcatcataattggatctcttaaaaagattagcaaggggatgaggatccataaacttttagcaagcgaagatgcaagcaaaaagaaggcacatggtaacacaagatcgaacggaaggagggtgaagaaaaggcaaaggtgaagtgtgggagaggaaaacgagaggcaaatggcaaataatgtaatgcgagggataagagtttgtgatcgatacttggtatgtcttgacttgtgcgtagactccccggtaacggcgccagaaatggctagttgctgggagatcaaatcttgacttgacttcgcgtaagcctccccggcaacggcgccagaaatccttcttgctacctcttgagcatgcgttggttttcccttgatgaagaaagggtgatgcagcaaagtagcgtaagtatttcccttagtttttgagaaccaaggtatcaatccagtaggaggccacacgcaagtccctcgtacctacacaaacaaataagaaccttgcaaccaacgcgataaaggggtcgtcAACCCCTTCACGGCCGCTTGcaacagtgagatctgatagagatgataatatttttggtatttttatgataaagattaaaagtaaagactgcaaagtaaaaatagattggaaacttatatgatggaaaatagacccaggggccataggtttcactagtggcttctgtcaagatagcataagtattacggtgggtgaacaaattactgtcgagcaattgatagaaaactgcataattatgagaatatctaggcatgatcatgtatataggcatcacgtccgtgacaagtagaccaactcctgcctgcatctactattactccacacatcgatcgctatccagcatgcatctagagtattaagttcataaaaacagagtaacgcattaggcaagatgacatgatgtagagggataaactcaagcaatatgatataaaccccatctttttatccttgttggcaacaatacaatacgtgtcgttttccctactgtcactgggatcgagcaacgcaagattgaaccaaaagctaatcacttctcccattgcaagaaagatcaatctagtaggccaaatgaaactaataattcgaagagacttgcaaagataacacatcatacataaaagaattcagagaagattcaaatattgttcatagataatcttgatcataaacccacaattcatcggatctcgacaaacacaccgcaaaaagagttacatcgaatagatctccaagaagatcgaggagaactttgtattgagatccaaagagagagaagaagccatctacctaataactatggacccgaatgtctgaggtaaactactcacacatcatcggagaggctatggtgttgatgtagaagcccttcgtgatcgattcccccctccggcggagcgccggaaaaggccccaagatgggatctcacgggtacagaagtttgcggcggtggaaatagggtttcgtggtgcttctggatgttttcggggtacatgggtatatataggaggaaggagtaggtcggtggagctgcgaggggcccacgagggtgggggcgcgcctccctgcctcgtggcctcctcgttgatttcttgacgtccactccaagtcctctggatcacgtttgttccaaaaatcaggctcccgaaggtttcattccgtttggactcagtttgatattccttttctgcgaaacactgaaataggcaaaaaaaacagcaattttcaccgggccttgggttaataggttagtctcaaaaataatataaaagtgtatagtaaagcccattaaatattcaaaacggataatataatagcatgaaacaatcaaaaattatagatacgttggagacgtatcaataagctAGAAAGCACCCAGGCACACAGCTGGATGGATTCGGCGACCTGGATGACTAGCAAGCACCCAGGCACACAGCTAGATGGATTTGACTAGCAATCTGGTTGACTAGCTAGCGATCGGGCAGGGTGAGAAGAAGTGCAGCGATGGCAGGAGGTGCGGCGGCTACGGAGGAAGGtgagatgcggcggcggcgcgaggaggatggcgcggcggcggcaagGACCTGCGGCGGTGGCGCGAGAAGGatggcgcggcggcagcggcggctagagGAGCGGAGGTTAGGGTTAGGATCGACGTGCTAAGCTGATACCATATAGAAGGGAAAGAATAGGCTGTGCAACACAATACAATGATCGGTGCACTAGGTACGTATATACGAGTACAGAATGGggcacaacctcaactatacagaggaactaggaggtgggcccaagacacgatatacacgtacacaatatattCAACACTAATGAACTTTTATAATATTATCTCCATCCAAAACTACTTGTTTTACATTTTCTTCTGGATGCGGATGTATTTAATACTAAAAAATGTCTAAATACATCCatgtctagacaaatctaagacaaataaCTCGGGACGGAAGGAGTAGATCTTAATATTTTCTGATCTTAATCATAGATTAAAATCGCGGGAGAAATGATTTCGCGGCGGCCTCTCCCAGCAGCTATAGCGGCCGCCATAGCGGGCAATCGCGGCAAATAGCGGAAATTTTTCTGGTGGAAGAGATTATTTCTAGAGGGTTTTGctcattgttgagcaatttagAGGGATTTGTGGGGGATATCGCTGCCGCAGTCATAGCGTAGCGGCGAGGCTCCCGGGCAGCTATAGCGCAGCTATAGCGGCTATTTCGCGGGCTATTTTAATCTATGATCTTAATATTCTTCTACTCTCTCCTCTCTATCAATAGATGATATGCATACTCATGCGTATTCTAAAAAAAGATCTTAATATTTTCCGAAAATATTAGAATGTTGAGTACAAATATTGCCGTCATCTCTGACGTCCAAACTAACATTTATAGTTTCCCAGACCAAGAAATTACAAATGGATGCTGATAAGTTCCAAACGTTCAGGATTTGACTATGACAAATCAAACATTTTTATGATAATTTATATTTATTGAGCACGGCAAATTTAGTTGGTAAGCATGACAAGTCTGTCTTTATTTTGCTCACTAACTAAACTTCTTGTCATAAAAAACATTCAATTTGCTATGGTCAAAAAACTGATGTTCGGATTTTATCATTTCCGTTACAAATAACATACCATCGACCCATCAACTCCTCGAGTACCAACGAACTGCCAGAATCGAGTAGCGATTTTATGGGGTTTATTTAGATTCTGGTCATTATCTTGTCCGCAACCACGACAGGATTGTGCTTGGCCGGAGCTGCAGCACCGCCCGGAACCGTTGCCCCGCCTGGTTGAGCCATCGACGGCGGATGGGCCCTCATCCTATGCCGCCGACACCAGACGACGCACACGTCAAGTACACCCGTGCGGATCTTCACCGCAACCGCATCCTGGAGCCGTGGTGGAGAACGGCCCCGCCGTTGCCATCATCCCCCACCCGGGCTTTGCCCCGCGGAGCTCCGGCGGCAGCGGCTTGAAGCCCTAAATCGGATCGGGAGCAGATCGGGAGAGGGGATCAAGGCAAAGTCCAATCTTCATTCCGACGTAATAATTGGACTGTTGTCTGTCCAACACATGCAATAGAATAGATTGACCATTTTACATTTCTCTGTTGTCACATTTGGTACCAAAATACAGTAATTATATTCAGTTTATACATACAAGTCCAGCCTATGATCTTAATCCTCTTATTAATCAATTCGACGAATCAAGCACAGTTGTTCACAGTACAATCTGCAATGTCCGATCCAAAAAGGCCTAGAAAATCCTAAGATCGATCGTATATATCCTCGAGGACGCCACGAACCAACTGCTTGATCGGTTCGCCGTTGATCTGGTGGTTTCTTGTGGGCTTCAGATCCTTCGGGTGATCTTGTCCGCAACCACGACTGGGTTGTGCTTGGCGATTTGCTCCTGGCCGGCGGTCTTGTAGTCGAATCCGCAGTCGTGCTTCTCCGAGTAGCGGTGGACACTGCAGAAGGTGCCCTCGCAGCGGCATCGGAACCCCAGCAGCCCCACCTTCTTGCGGCACGTCGCGCACCGGTTCGCCGCCACGGCCGGCTGCTTCACGGACGTCACGGAGGAGTCAactgcggcggcggtggaggaggcggccgcaCCATCAGAGGACGGGACGGCGACGATCATCCTGGCCTTCTTCACCGGAGGCCCGGTCGAGGTGGCCACGGTGTTAGCGGTGCCGATGGTGACGTGGTCCAGGTAGCACTTGGAGCACATGTTGCCGGTGGCTGCGGCGCCGAAGAAGCCGCAGCCGTTGGCGCACATGCCGGCCGTCTCCTCCTTGTCGGGGCACTTGCGCTTCTGCGTCGTCGCCGATGCGTCCATCGCCGCTACGTATGTAGTCCGCGAACACTCCCGCCGATCTGTATTGGGGCGCCGGGACGTGCGTGATCTCGGTGTGATCGAGCGGTCGAGGTTACGGAGGGGGCGGGGCTGTTTGGTTGCGTTTGATGGGCTGGGTTGTGCCTCGAAGACGGACGCGCGTCATTCagacagggtagcaaccaaacagcCTCCTAGTAGGAGTGGCATCCGCATCTGTGCCCAAGACGACCAACGAACACGTCCGGCTTACGGTGTCACCACTGCTAAACGGAAACCGAGCGTCTGTTACACGCAAGAGCAAGGCAAAGACGAGTTAGCGGCGGCCGTTCGACCTCGCTACCCATCTACGGACACACTTTTTCAACCCCACCGGAACATACGGTCCAGTCAGTGCCGATCATAAAACCATGACTTAGCCGTTCTTTTTAAACCGCCCGCAGATGTCCGCAGACGTTTGGGACCTGCACCCTTCAAACCCAACCTACATTTGGAATGGATATAAGGAGGCTCGGACACGCCCGAGTGCATCTGCCATGTCGGACCGCCCCACTTGATCTCGCATAAATACTCACATGGACGAATCCTAGACGACAGTCAAACCCCTTGCTGGCTTGCTCCACTCCACTTCTCTTTGTTTCCTCTCCCCATCGAGTCCCCTTTCAAGCCATGTCGAACGACGGCAGCAGATCAACTTCCAGCGGCGGATCTGGTGTCGACGATGGCCGGGAGTTGTTGTTGCGTACGCGGAGCCGGACGATGTGGAGGAGCTCATCGTGCGCATCGCCCTGCACCACTCGCGGCTTGACCtgggaggtgttggggaacgtagtaatttcaaaaaatttcctacgcacacgcaagatcatggtgatgcatagcaacgagaggggagagtgttgtccacgtaccctcgtagaccgacagcggaagcgttatcacaacgcggctgatgtagtcgtacgtcttcacgatccgaccgatcaagtaccgaacgtacgacacctccgagttctacacacgttcagctcgatgacgtccctcgaactccgatccagccgagtgttgagggagagtttcgtcagcacgacggcgtggtggcgatgatgatattccaccgacgcagggcttcgcctaagctccgcaacggtattatcgaggtgtaatatggtggaggggggcaccgcacacggctaagagatcttaaggatcaattgttgtgtctctggggtgcccccctgcccccgtatataaaggagcaagggaggaggaggccggccctaggagggggcgcatcAAGTGGAGGaatagtcctagtaggattccacctcccttatggaataggaaaagaggaaggaagggggcgccccccttccctagtcca
This window of the Triticum aestivum cultivar Chinese Spring chromosome 5D, IWGSC CS RefSeq v2.1, whole genome shotgun sequence genome carries:
- the LOC123125709 gene encoding zinc finger A20 and AN1 domain-containing stress-associated protein 7-like; amino-acid sequence: MDASATTQKRKCPDKEETAGMCANGCGFFGAAATGNMCSKCYLDHVTIGTANTVATSTGPPVKKARMIVAVPSSDGAAASSTAAAVDSSVTSVKQPAVAANRCATCRKKVGLLGFRCRCEGTFCSVHRYSEKHDCGFDYKTAGQEQIAKHNPVVVADKITRRI